tctctcagtttgaccaaatttgtaTGAAGTTCAATGAATTGTTTTGAGTAGATTTCTGTTTCTTTAAAgtgtatatattgaaatttttgtaataaaatttgtttgtgattttgattttttactttctctctttgatctctgattttgttgttgttgttgttatggtgtgggtggtggtgttttggtggttttCCTGTTgtgtggttgtgggttttgtgtgggtggtggtggaaaatagcattttcagaatattagcaaacacatgaaaatattttctagaaaaattttcataatacaaccaaacacttgaaaatattttcctttcccgaaaatagcatttccagaaaatatttatttttcagaaaatattttacatgaaccAAACACGGCCTTAGAATCAATAAAGTGCCttacaaacaaatttttagagctttcaTACAAAGGGTGTCAAACCcactaaaaagttatttttagtATCTTAAACCACAAAACCATGCTTCATCAAAGTTctcaaatgcaaaaaaaattggcaCTTAGCTACGTACATTAAGCTACCATCTCTAACAGCTCACCGtaacaaaaaactcaaaaaaaaaaaaaaaaaaactttggcaaaaatgcaaaactgaccctctaactttcagtctttttcattttagtcctctaactttcagttttgtcatttcagttctctaactttcaattgttATCAATTTGGTACTTCATTAAACTCTAGTTATGTCATGTCGttaattgacttttttttttaataaatttcggaatttaaagaaaattaaaaaaaataaataaaaaaaataaaaaccgagGAATCATTCCACACCCAATTCACTCACTGAAAAAGCTTGTAAATCATTCCACACCCAAATCACTCACTGATATTAACATAATGCGCACTTATTAATGGTCAAATTACTAACAAGAAATGGAACCAAATATGGAAAAAtagaactaaaataaaaaaaaataaaaaaaaaattagaaaacgtaaagaacccaaaaatgaaaaacctcTATACCTTCAAGATAGAGACGAGTTGCTCATGGGAGTCGATTTCGTCGAAATGCTTTCGCCAGTGATTCCAATTCCAGTCTTCTTCTTCACGTCGTCTCTCTTGTTCGTCGTCGGCGGCAATTCCGGTGTCTCTGTGAAGATCGTTCAAGCGAGGATTGAAGAAAGAATCAAAGGTCTTGATTGCACTCTTGAGGAGCGAGTCCCACCGCTAGTTATCGGAGGAAGAAGAGTGAGATGTAAATTTCAACGAGTGATTTGGGtgttggttttttctttttttaatgtcagttttttttttctttaaattctgaaatttattattaaaaaaaaaagccaaaacgaCGCTGTTTTGTCTCAATTAACGGCAAAACATAACTAGAGTTTAACAAAGTACCAAATTGACAACAATTAAAAGTTAGATGATTGAAATGACAAACTGAAAGttagaaaaatgaaatgaaaaaaaaaaaactaaaaattaaagggtcagttttacatttttgccaaaaaaaatttattaggtcTCTCTCATTCTTAATAAGATACATTTTCTCTCTATCTGATCTCCTCTTTtatccttctcttttttttttttttttcttttttctgttttttggcTTCTCTCCAGCCCAGCGGGTCAAAAGGGTCAAGCTTTTGTCCTGTGCACTCATGTCCCAAACAAACCAACTCTTGATTGTgagtagggctgtccacgggtcgggttGGTTCGGTTTTGGACCcaacccggacccgacccgccGGCATCGGGTGGAAGGCGGAGGGATCCGAAACCGGCCGCCGGCGTCACTCGGTCGGGTCGGTTTCGGGTTCGGGTGGTGTTCGGGTTGGTTCGGTCGGTGTTGAGAGTCGCCGGATCCTGCAAACGTCGCCGGAATCTCCTCGAATGTCGCCGGAATCTGCAAAAACCCAGTAGATCTGCACCAAAAATTGCCAAAATCAGCCTGGATCTCCTCGAATCTCGCCGGATCTCACCAAATATGGTCCAAATCTCGCTTGGATCTCCTCAAATATCGCCGGATCTCACCAAATCTCGCTTGAATGTCGCCGGATCTCACCAAATCTCGCTTGAATGTCGCCGGGATATTGCCAGATTTGTATATAATGTCGGTCGGGTCGGGTGGctcgggttttggagaagaaaacccGCCACTCGACCCGCCGGCGTCGGGTCTTGGGGTCAAAAACCCGTCACCGATTTGTCGGAGTGGTCGGTTCGGACGGTTTCCGGTTCGGGTTCGGGCGGGTTGGTCGGATTGGTCGGGTTCCGGGTTGGGTTGGACACCCCTAATTGTGAGTGGTCTATTCCcatttactttctttgttttcttcaaaAGTGATgacaacttatttatttttatttttttgggagaaaaatgacaatttttttttttttttgggagaaaaatgACAACTTATTTACTTCATTGTCGGTGCACGTAATGTGAATAATTATGTCTGTGTGtccctcttctcaaaaaaaatctttgtgtgtccctcttctcaaaaaaaaatctttgtgtGTCCCTTTGGTTGTTATTGCGTACGTAGGACGGTAGGAGTTTACATGGACCACCTTCTTCTCGACGGTAGGAGTTTACATGGACCACCTTCTTCGAGAGAGAAGGTGGTCCATGTAAACtggtgacaatttttttttggtgactattttttttccagAGTGATGACTGGTGACAACTTACTTACTTCATTTTATATTGACGTGCGTCTGTATGCCCCTCCCCCTCCTTGAAAAAAAAACCAGATCAAGCGCATTACTCATACATAAACATTAGGGGAAATCATACTGTTTTCAAAGATGAGCAGTTTGAGTAGCACAAAACTTCATGTATCCATGTTTCCCTGGTTTGCCTTTGGCCATTTCATTCCCTACCTTCAACTTTCTAATGAGCTTGCGCAGAGAGGCCATAGAGTGTCCTTCTTACTGCCCAAAGGAGCACAAGCAAAGCTACAACATCTCAACCATTATCCAAACCTTATCAACTTCTATCCTCTTCTCGTTCCCCATGTAGATGGACTACCCCTTGGTGCTGAGACTGCCTCGGATGTTCCTTTTCCACTTCATATGCACCTTGCTATTGCTTTCGATCGAACCCAAAACCAAGTTGAAACCATTCTTACCACTCTCAAGCCTCACTTCATCTTCTTTGATTTCAGTCATTGGATGCCAGTTTTGGCACACCAACTTGGCAGCAAGGCCATACACTATTCGATGGTAAGCGCCGCCACACTTGCGTTACGTATGGTCCCTGCTAGGAAGATTGCAAAGCATATGACTAATGAAGAGCTAATCGAACCGCCTCCTGGCTATCCTTCTTTGTTAGTGCTACTAAAACACAAGGAATTCGAAATTGCAACAGTAAAAATACTTGCCGAAGATCATAACGGAACTGGGGTTCCCAGTTGGTACTCTCGAATTACCTCTAGCATGAAAGGGGGTGATGCAATTGCCTTAAGGACATATCATGAGGTTGAGGGGCCTTATTGTGACTATCTAAGGCAGCAGTACGCTAAGCTTGTGTTGCTAACAGGACCTGTCCTGCCAGAAACACCGGCCACAAAGCTAGACGAAAAATGGACTAATTGGTTATGCAATTTTAAGCAAGGTACTGTGGTGTATTGTGCATTTGGCAGTCAAAATATACTACAAAAGGACCAGTTTCAAGAGCtgcttttgggttttgagttaTGTGGGCAACCATTTTTGGTGGCACTTAGTACTCCAGATGGATTCGCAACAATTGAAGAAGCTTTGCCAGAGGGGTTTGAAGAGAGAGTTAAAGGGAGAGGGTGGGTGTATGGGGGTTGGGTGCCACAAACATTGATATTGGAGCACCCATCTGTTGGTTGTTCTGTGACCCATTGTGGTTATGGGTCCATGTGGGAGTCTCTTCTTAGTGATTGCCAAATAGTATGTGTTCCATACCTTGGTGATCAAATTTTGAATGCCAGATTGATGGTGGAAGAACTCAAGGTTGCAGTGGAGGTGGAGAGAAAAGATAATGGTTGGATTTCAAAGGAGAGTTTGAGTGAGGCCATTATCTCTGTGATGGACAAAGACACTAGTGGGATTGTGAAACATAATCACGCCAAGTTGAAGGAGGTAATTACTCACGAAGGCATGCAAGAGAGATATTTGGACACTTTCATTCAGAGCCTACAAGGTCTTTTGGATCGATTGGGTGACTGAATGAACTCGACTACACCTTAATTCCTTGCCCTAAGAAGAACAGTAGATGTTATGTCCACTCACGGGTTGCTAGTTGCTGCTGGAGTCCTACTGCACCTATGGCAAGTCCTGTATCAGAAGTGGATTATCTAgctatattttattcataattttatgtattgctattatttgttttattttatatgttgcTGTCATTTGTTTGAGTCCTTGATGTTGATAATT
The sequence above is drawn from the Quercus robur chromosome 7, dhQueRobu3.1, whole genome shotgun sequence genome and encodes:
- the LOC126693424 gene encoding UDP-glycosyltransferase 79B9-like, producing the protein MSSLSSTKLHVSMFPWFAFGHFIPYLQLSNELAQRGHRVSFLLPKGAQAKLQHLNHYPNLINFYPLLVPHVDGLPLGAETASDVPFPLHMHLAIAFDRTQNQVETILTTLKPHFIFFDFSHWMPVLAHQLGSKAIHYSMVSAATLALRMVPARKIAKHMTNEELIEPPPGYPSLLVLLKHKEFEIATVKILAEDHNGTGVPSWYSRITSSMKGGDAIALRTYHEVEGPYCDYLRQQYAKLVLLTGPVLPETPATKLDEKWTNWLCNFKQGTVVYCAFGSQNILQKDQFQELLLGFELCGQPFLVALSTPDGFATIEEALPEGFEERVKGRGWVYGGWVPQTLILEHPSVGCSVTHCGYGSMWESLLSDCQIVCVPYLGDQILNARLMVEELKVAVEVERKDNGWISKESLSEAIISVMDKDTSGIVKHNHAKLKEVITHEGMQERYLDTFIQSLQGLLDRLGD